A single window of Rhodamnia argentea isolate NSW1041297 chromosome 5, ASM2092103v1, whole genome shotgun sequence DNA harbors:
- the LOC115730550 gene encoding putative receptor-like protein kinase At3g47110 produces the protein MRVNNISGNIPLEIGNMNKMKLLYLSENNFLGKILESIGNLRLLTELDLASNNLQGSIPPSLGNCQNLLLLNLSTNNLSGNIPPEIAGLSSLSIYLDLSHNLTGSLQKEVGKLQNLGELRLDKNILSQHIPSSIGSCISMERLYMQDNFLEGPLPSTMRSMRGLRVLNFLNNRLSGQIPDFLGSLNLTNLSLSYNDFEGALPTRGVFVSSISTSIVGNKKLCGGLPDFQLPKCDYEESKRRRTSETAKVLISIVSAIIGVASMLSLLYFFWYKHNNKASTSRASQDGLLHVSYHSLLKATGGFSSTNPLGMGSFGSVYKGLLDQTQSIVAIKILDLTRHGASKSFIAECEAPRRIRHRNLVKVLTACSGFDFNGNDFKALVYEFMSNSSLDEWLHPNASQYMARSKLSLLERVNIAIDVACALDYLHHQCEMSIVHCDLKPSNVVLDDEKNGHVGDFGLARFLPEAAHKLLIDQSSSIGVKGSFGYVAPEYGSGSAVAIEGDVYSFRVLVLEMFTGKRPTNDMFENGLNLHHFAKAALAGQVQKVIDPLLLQENQEWEKSQTVAPDGKNTSWFSILECLVSIIDIGVTCSSESPRERIDISDALTKLKGIRKKLLEFIIIA, from the exons ATGAGGGTCAATAACATCTCAGGAAACATTCCTCTAGAGATTGGAAATATGAACAAAATGAAGCTTTTGTATCTAAGTGAAAATAACTTCTTGGGGAAGATACTAGAATCTATTGGGAATTTAAGGTTGTTAACTGAATTGGACTTGGCTAGCAATAATCTCCAAGGCTCGATACCACCGTCTCTAGGAAACTGCCAGAATCTACTTCTCTTGAACCTATCAACCAACAACCTCAGCGGTAATATTCCCCCAGAAATTGCAGGCCTCTCATCTTTGTCGATTTACCTCGACTTGTCTCATAATCTTACCGGCTCCCTTCAAAAAGAAgttggaaaattgcaaaatctcgGGGAACTACGTCTTGACAAGAATATATTATCTCAACATATTCCAAGCAGTATTGGTAGTTGTATAAGCATGGAACGCCTATATATGCAGGATAACTTTTTAGAAGGGCCTCTACCATCGACTATGAGATCCATGAGAGGCCTTcgggttttgaattttttgaacaaCCGATTGTCCGGCCAAATACCAGACTTTTTAGGGTCGCTAAATTTGACGAATTTGAGCCTTTCTTACAACGATTTCGAGGGCGCATTACCAACAAGAGGAGTTTTTGTAAGCTCCATTTCAACATCAATTGTTGGAAACAAGAAGCTCTGCGGGGGTCTACCAGATTTTCAACTACCGAAATGCGATTACGAAGAGTCAAAACGGAGGAGAACAAGCGAAACTGCAAAAGTTCTTATATCTATAGTCTCTGCTATTATAGGAGTGGCCTCCATGCTCTCTTTGTTATACTTCTTTTGGTACAAACACAATAATAAAGCATCAACTTCAAGAGCTTCTCAAGATGGACTTTTGCATGTTTCTTATCATAGTCTATTGAAAGCAACAGGTGGATTCTCCTCCACCAATCCGCTTGGCATGGGCAGTTTTGGGTCAGTGTACAAAGGGCTTCTCGATCAAACTCAGTCGATCGTGGCCATCAAGATTCTCGACCTTACACGTCATGGTGCTTCCAAGAGCTTCATAGCCGAGTGCGAGGCCCCGAGAAGAATCAGACACCGTAATCTCGTAAAGGTACTCACAGCATGTTCTGGGTTTGATTTCAATGGAAATGATTTCAAGGCATTAGTCTATGAATTCATGTCAAACAGTAGTTTGGATGAATGGCTACACCCAAATGCATCGCAATATATGGCGAGAAGCAAGTTGAGTCTACTTGAAAGAGTGAATATTGCCATCGATGTTGCTTGTGCACTGGATTATCTCCATCATCAATGTGAAATGTCGATAGTCCATTGCGATCTGAAGCCAAGCAATGTCGTTCTTGATGATGAGAAGAACGGACATGTAGGTGATTTCGGTCTTGCCAGGTTCCTGCCAGAAGCAGCACATAAGTTATTGATCGATCAATCAAGCTCTATTGGAGTAAAAGGATCTTTCGGCTATGTAGCTCCAG AGTACGGCTCAGGTAGTGCGGTAGCCATAGAAGGAGATGTATACAGCTTCAGAGTCCTCGTTTTGGAGATGTTCACAGGCAAGAGACCGACTAATGACATGTTTGAAAATGGACTGAACCTTCATCACTTTGCAAAGGCAGCTCTGGCAGGCCAAGTGCAAAAGGTAATCGACCCCCTTTTGCTTCAGGAAAACCAAGAGTGGGAGAAGAGTCAAACCGTTGCTCCGGATGGCAAGAACACAAGCTGGTTTAGTATCCTGGAGTGTTTGGTTTCAATCATCGACATAGGAGTCACTTGCTCTTCTGAGTCTCCAAGGGAACGAATTGACATTAGTGATGCGTTGACTAAACTTAAAGGAATCAGGAAGAAACTTCTTGAGTTCATTATCATTGCCTAG